A stretch of DNA from Vanacampus margaritifer isolate UIUO_Vmar chromosome 1, RoL_Vmar_1.0, whole genome shotgun sequence:
tatatttatatatatttatatatatttatatatatatatatatatatttatatatatatatatatatatatatatatatatatatatatttatatatatatatatatttatatatatatttatatatatatatatatatttatatatatatatatatatatatatatatatatatatatatatatatatatatttatatatatatatatatatttatttatatatatgtatatatttatttatttatttatttatttatatatatatatatatatatatatatatatatataaacattttctCATGTCATTGGACTGTTTTgtatcgttttttttattttttttacaaggtttTATTATTAGTcttattttaaccactgtttacaCAAAAAATAGGCACGCCTACATTTCCTCACCCTAAAAAACTCCAACCCTAAAATTCTTCAAAGCATGAAAATATTGTTTGTGCCATCATTCGTAAAATCATAGTAACCTGACTAAAACCGCATTGGTGGAATAAGAAATGGAATAACTCTACAACTTAAGGGCAACTCATGGTTATTATTGTTCATCAAAACGgacaaaataactaaaagttatgaaattgcaaaaaaaaaaaaacttttgttaattgaataaaaatgtgtgtgggaaccacttgttttttttgcactgtaGTCATGTAAGTGTAATTatacatccactacagtaggtggcagtggcactcaCTGTCAGAAAGTACACAAGGAGTATTAGCTCATCTGCTGAGGCGTACgtacaattttatagacaaatgatacttGTATTTATAGTCGCGGTGGAGTTTGCAgccgggggaggggggggggggaaatattttcttcttcctgaaaAGGGGGTATTACAAAAAATTATGGCGAGGCATCCACCCTCTGTTGCTCttgcaaaaatgttattttcaaatCCAGCTTCTAGTTTTTATCACATCTGGATGACTTCTTTTCCAGAGAGCCTCTTGGAGAGAATGTCCTGATACTTAACAGAAGACTGGCTGACAATGCACTTGCGTTGGCaggttatttattaattttttcccccctccatgGTTCATTTCATGGTTCCTCCTAACCTCTGACTCTAGCAAGCCTTTCATCCACGCTGCCACCACATGACCTCATCTGACAGCACCGTGTGACTACAGTCTTGTGAGCGGCATGTTTGGCAAAGCGAGCGGGATTTTTATACAAGgacatgtttgtgtttgtattcaATAAACTCAATTGCTTTCTCTGGGCAGACGTCCTTCCAATTACTTAAGCAAATGTCAAACGTACTGTGAATCATTTCCTCATATCTCATAAGATGCTAATGGGTGAAATGTTGGAACATCAGCAGAACCACAAAGACCTTCATAAGCATAAAATCTGATCATCTAAGACGTCCTTCTTTTGCCTTTGTGTGCTGCATTCACTGCCTTCAAATGAAGTCAGAATCAACATGAAGAGTAATCCTAATAATCATAAATAGTGTAGAATGCTAATGTCTTACAAACTGCCGATCAAATAATGATCTGACCCATTCTACAACTTTGGTTTTATGAGACGATAGTTTATTTAGCCGCGTTTTTTGGGAGACTTGAAGAGGACTTTCTGGAGATGAATGACTGACAGACAAATACATGAATCCATGTTTATCTAAACACTCTTCGGGAAGTGCCCGCCATATCTTCGATCTCCATGCATACTACCACCCGCACGCTCAAGTTCAGAAGTTTGAACAACCTCTTTggggggcggcatggctcagtggtagagcggtCATCTTGCAATGTCCATATAAAactatattacattatattgtttgttgtatatgtatttatattggCTTTTAttcagctttttaaaaaaaataaaaactctgcTGTCTGAAGCCAGTTGCAGATGAAAATCAGTTCATCATTGTCTCAGAATAGCTGaatatttcctttcttttctttggtccttcctcgggtctcctgacggcctcacgactggctggaagtgttcggtttaggtgaacggtatgggattttttaataggttttaggtgaactaatgaatatacactcacacgcacatgcacatacatatactcacccacatacaaaataaaaaaaaaattaattaaaaaaataaaaaatagagagcaatgatgatgacatgtcaaatcggtaaaattaccgaatgaacaatactgagctctccaggaaaaaataaataaaaatagaatagctggataaataaaggtgaaaaataaataaatacatttcacctGTCATTGTGGCCCAAGTGTACGTACGGTACATCCAAGCCAACCAAGGATTCCCGCAGCGCTAAACGGAAGTTTAAATGGGGCCCAGCCAGAGCTGAGATGAAGATGTGACCTGAAAAGAGCTGAGCACAGGAGACGTCATCACAATCTGACTTGTTCGGAGCATTTTTTTGCAAGGAAGCGTGAAAGCAAATGTGCTCCGACGAAGTTTTAGCTTGCGCACACTCCTGTGGCCATCAGGATACATAACGAGTACCCGGCTGTGTTCCTTTTATGTGAATTGATAATGCAAGACTATTTAGCGTTAATATTGCTCctcaataaaaacacaaaaaggcaTGGCAAATGGCTCCATAACAAAACCTTAAAATCTAATATAAACTCAATATCAGCTCTGTCGCAAAACTATTAGCCTCAGggataaataaaattgtaatcaatTAAATAGCGTAACCACAGCCCAGCTTTTGCTGGATGTTATTACCCTCATTAATCAGACTAAATAACACTTCGACGCTCCAGCATTCTTCAAATGCACAACACTGGGGAGTTTGGGATTTTATTTCTCAGCCAATAATGTGCTGTCTCCCAACTTAATAGTACATTGCAGAACTTCACTAAAACCTGAAGCGATCAAAACAAATTCATACAACTGCCAGTGGAGAAATGCATATTTTAACGTATACAATCAGATGTTTACGAATATGTAAATAGCACCAAAGTGATATAAAGACCACCCAATTGTCTACACAGAAGGTATAGAGCGCGCTTGTCAAGAGAAACCCGTAGCAACGTATTAGTCCCAGGTCATtttggctacgttcacactgcaggtctcacccattttcactgaagcaacaccctttgctccttgctgttttactggattttgactgattttgtaacgtccgcagaatattctgttctattgctataaaaacatggaatctactaaaagaaagattagaagtATACtagtatctgtttccgttttgcagcaattagcattagaatatagctaagtttcatcattattcacaaacttgttgcaacatggccctggctgatctcttatactctgctgccacctgctggccgttttattgtaataactaccattgtctTAAGCAACCActtgtcagaagctgtatcaaagccttctgtatgctctagcatgaaaaaaaaaaaacataaatacggacaaagtattaaaaaaaacgtatttatacgtttttgggttgaaGTTAGTTAATTACGAAGTCACTCACAGCGCTGTGTTTGCagaagtaaatacgtatggtccagcgtgtcagggccacggactttCATAagtctcatatctacagagaaGTGAGggggtagaaataatattttacgGTAGAAATAATATGAgggtaaaaataatgttttgtgaaaatgaggcgagcctgttcgaGCTCCTGCTAATGCCCCCGCCCGCACGGAatgcatattggacttttgatgacgtagcggtcggatatatgcgactTGGCCGTTTAGACTGCGGTCGCATTACGAAAATTCGGCtacgtatccgatctaggaccacatatgaaagtgaccagGGTCGGACatgaaaaaaatcggatttggaCCGTTCAGACTGGCATAAAAATGTCAAGTCGCatttagggggggaaaaaaaatccaatccgggtcgcatttgcctgcagtgtgaacgtagcttTTGTTTAGCATTCTCACACAGAGACCTCTAATACAAAAGTATCATTACAATCTGTTTAACAATATCAACTTCATATAAGTTAAAAAGATGAGAAACGTGGTGGTGAAATGCCCCGCCGATTAGAAACGCTCCACAACCATAGGTGTGTCTCttgattgtgtgtgtgcttctcCTCATAAGCAGGTCATCTGGAGGCACTGCGGTGGCGGGTTTATGTAAAATGGCTTTCACCACTCCAATGAATTTGTATGTGTGGAGAGCAGATTGAATGTGAATGTGGGGAAAAGCAGAAAACATCATTtgagccttcttttttttttgtgtgtgtcgttGCTCGGATGCTACTGGTCTATTTTAGGTGCTGCTCCTTGCTTTGGCACATTGtctttgacttcccctttcagcTCAGCAAGCTTGTCTGAATGTACGGCGTGGGTGCCGTTCATATGAGCCAGGTAGGAGTCCGAGTGTCTCTCAAGTTCTGCCCTGATCCTCTCCAGGTGCTCGGCCAGCTCCCCCAAACTATTGCACTGGCCCTCTACCTGGCTCACCCTGCTATCAACATCTTTCACCTCTTTCTGAACTTCTTTGGCCGTAGTCCGGCAGCCTTGAAGCCCCCCGGTGAGCTGTCGCTTTAAGGCCACAAGTTCTCCCTTCAGCTGGGCCAGCCGCCTCTCCCCGGACCCCAGGAGAGAGGCTTGCTGGCCCACTAGTTTGGTAATTCCTTGCACCTGATTGGCAAGCTGCTGCTCCCGCTGTTCCCAACTGGAGTTGGCGTGGCCCACTTCACTTGCAATAAAACTAATAGAGTCCTTTAGTCCCTTGAGAGTTCGGTTCACAGAGTTGATGTTGACCTTCAGCAGGGTGATCTCGCCGTAGACGGAGTCGCCTGCTTCTTCTTGGGCGATCCGCAGGAGTAGGCTCTTCAATGTGCTGTTCAGACGGTCCAGCTTGTCCGAATGAGAGTCCAGACGATTGGTCATCTTGTTCTCCATGTCCTCACACTCCGCCTCCGCTTCACTGACTCTGACACCCCCTGCTGGAGGAGTTGAAGGTGAGCAGGAGGAGGTGCAGAGGAACTCCAGGTCCACTAGGCGTTTTTCAATGCCGTCCAGATTGCCGTCTAATTTTCTCCTCACGGACTCGATGTCTGTTTCCAGGGGTGGGACCACCTGGCCCTCCAGGAGCGCTGGTGAAGTGGCGTTGCTCAGCTCTTCAACAGCCACAAACACCCTCTCCTCCAGGGTCTTCAGTTTGTCCTCCAGCATGTTCTTGAAGCCATCCAGGCCACCAGGGAAGCCCGACACACCATCCGTTCCGCCTTCAGTAGAATTGAGACGGCCCTCTAGATCCACCAAGCGGGTCTCGATCAGCGTCTCCACGTGGATGCTCTGCTCACTGAGTGCTGATTGGAGTTGACGCTGTGATTCTGTGAGACTTTTTACAGACTCCTCCAGTAGCAGCACACGTCGAGAGAGGCTGTTCACCTGCAATGATCAAGGATGGTTTGGTATAAgtcaaaaacatgtcaaatttcTACCTGAGATAGTTATTGAAATGTACTATTATGCATTTCATGGTAAGgctatcaatttaaaaaaaaacatctttaacTTATAATTCTTATAATTAGttctgtcaaagttaaagcgttaactaattgattaatcacaaaaaataatagcattaatcatgtattaacgaaggttaatcaattttttttattttggccgtAGATGATCCTTCAGCTGGCAGCGGATGGTtgcgttaaaggtagcacaggttgtgtttgagcagtTAACATTAAgcaaatgtttgcgtatgacatacagaatat
This window harbors:
- the emilin3b gene encoding EMILIN-3 isoform X2 translates to MQDGVATYVKAEYTTKCIWGQKCPVIMYRTFHKPTYKVGYKTVTELEWRCCPGYSGDNCYDGPTSVPDSIPPLKGAALPHRPGIKVVPHGPRVPVDQKPGGAQLEPGKLYPNIHDHRPIPSGQLPAGNGKVNTGNTFGVSGVSGERLDRLEDDLRRLTLGLNSLNGAVAGLEERLRTSLREDTNKILVSLLPSPPHGPDSAVGFGVIPIGTPGVLGGEESFNRFGDLAGRVTEVKDELRAKTHVLEEIQGMVLGHDGQLKRLLEGARGRPIPGPSSAHLDSVLEAKLAGIQAEILDGFERRLSRLENHCEERIGAVQRQCHREHMDGQEQMQQSLDGRETGLRAELGTLQAQIQGLTLTESCCGQVNSLSRRVLLLEESVKSLTESQRQLQSALSEQSIHVETLIETRLVDLEGRLNSTEGGTDGVSGFPGGLDGFKNMLEDKLKTLEERVFVAVEELSNATSPALLEGQVVPPLETDIESVRRKLDGNLDGIEKRLVDLEFLCTSSCSPSTPPAGGVRVSEAEAECEDMENKMTNRLDSHSDKLDRLNSTLKSLLLRIAQEEAGDSVYGEITLLKVNINSVNRTLKGLKDSISFIASEVGHANSSWEQREQQLANQVQGITKLVGQQASLLGSGERRLAQLKGELVALKRQLTGGLQGCRTTAKEVQKEVKDVDSRVSQVEGQCNSLGELAEHLERIRAELERHSDSYLAHMNGTHAVHSDKLAELKGEVKDNVPKQGAAPKIDQ